The nucleotide sequence TGAGACCAAGCCGGCGATGAACTTCGATCGCTGCACCAATGACCACATCAGTCAAATTCATTTGATTCCATCTCAATCACCACCAGCTCAGCACCCTCTTCCCCCCAATCTCCGCGATACTCCGCTCCTCCGCCTCTCCGCGTTTCAATCTTCTCATCAATCAATCACACCACGTTCCCATGGATCGGACGTCAAAGATCCCAACCCACCCTTCGGAAAGACGGCAATGTTTGCATCGGGGCGACTGGGCCGAATCGTCACCCACTAACGATCACCCAATGACCACCTTCCAAATCAGCGGGCCATTTTAAACGCGGAGAAACGGAGGAGCGGAGCTTCGCGGAGAGAGGTCACCGATCAACCTGGTTTGGATCCGCCGTAACGGTTGACGACGCTGGCCGTCAATCATTTTGGCTTTGCGAAAATTGATGAACATGCCAACGTCCAATTTCATCAAACCCAAATGAGACCAAGCCGGCGAGGAACTTCGATCGCTGCACCAACAATCACGACCGCTACTTCTTTCGGTTCTATCTCAATCTCCAACAGGTTAAAAACACCCTCGTTCCATCCTCCGCGATGCTCCGCTCCTCCGCCTCTCCGCGTTTCAATCTTCTCATCGATCAACCCCGCCCCGTTGCAATTGATCGGCAATCAAAGCTTCCAACCCACCCTTCGGAAAAAACTCGAATCCCATCGTCATTCAAACACTTGCACCAGTGAGACGGGTCAAGACTTTCAGCACCGCCTCGACACTCGACAAGTTGGCAGTTTCGGTTTGGGTGTGATAGGACGACGTCGGCAACTGCAACGTTGTTCCGGAGACATCCCCGCTGGTCGCGTCGATCAACCGTCCGAGCTCGGTTCGGCCGATCGAGATTTGCTTTTCACGCGTCTTGTTCAGCTCGCTCACGTATTCGTCTTTGAAGCGATGTGTCACCTTCAGTTGATCACAGACCCGCTTGAGTTCCCCCGTGACGGCTGGCTCAAACTCCGCCACCGAATCACGATTCCGAAGCACCACTTCTTGTGCGTTCAAGTCTTCTTGGGTTGGAAACGGACTGGTGTCCAACACGACCAAACGTTGCGTCTTCAAATCAAATCGCTGGAACCACTCCGCAACGTATCGATAGCTCCGCCCGCATTCTTCGCCGGCCGTGAAGAACGCTGTGCCGCGAAAACCGCGGCGGATCATCTCAATCAAAATCGCGACGGACACGACGTTGTCGAGCTGGGCTGAGATTTGACCATCTTCTTCCCGCAATCGATCGACGAATGAAATGGGCGTCCCAGGTTGCAAAAAGTCCAGCCCATCGATGTCGAAGATCAAATTCTTGCGACGCGGGCAAATGAAGGATTCCGTGATCGTGCCTTGTCCGAGATAAGATCCCGCGTAGGGCGTGTGAGCTTGCACGCGTTGGCCGCGAAAACGGCCGGCGATCAGTTCCATGAACTGCTCCGAAATCGAATCCCCATTCAGTTCCCCACGGTTCCCGGCAATGAAGGCTGCGTACTGAAACTCACGGGGACCGGTGCAAAGCAACCCGTGTCGATCCACGTGCGCCGAGAGGTAATTGCTCTCTGGATCACTGCCTTGAGCGACCAGCAGCCCGTGATAACGGGTGATCGTGACCGGAAACTCTTCCAACTCGCGTCGCAGCACGCGAAAGAAGGCGTCTTCCACGCCGACGACCGAGGGTTCGCGAATGAGTGCCCGAAGCAGATGCAGGAAACCTTGAAGCGAGTCGTGGGAGCGTTTCATGAGCGGACTGACGGAAGCGGGTGCAGACTCCCGATCGAGAGCCCACAACACCTGGTGGAACGAGTGTTTGGACAATGCGTATATGCCGTTCCAGCCAACCGCACAATGGCACCTTCGAAAGAAAGCTGGCTGCCGGTTTCAACGCGTCTCCCACCAATCCGCGTAGGGTGTATTCCTCACCAGTTGACGGTTGTGATCGGTGTCGTCGTCCCACCAAGTCGGCCCGCGTTCCCCGAGCTGGATCTTCGCCTCGTTGACCGCATCGCGAGCCATCTGCATCGCGTCTTTATCACCCGATGCTTTCGCAGACTTCACGTCCCGTCTCGCTTTCATCAATTCGCGAACGAATTGCTGACGCTCCGTCTCGCTCAAGTTCGGATTGGTGCACCGCCACAATCGTTGCTGGTGAACAAAGTATCGACCTTCAGGTGTCATCGGGTACTTCACAGCCAGCCCCTCACGCACTCGCAACCGCGACGGCTCCGCACTGATCACAAAGACAATCCGCGTTCGTCGTTTCGCTGACGCCAAAATGCTCACGGAGCAATTCCCACCGGCACTTCGACGACTCAGCAAACTCGACCATCTCACGCAGTGCCACCTGACGATCCTCGGATCTCACTCGAGTTGCTTCCTCCAACCGGTCCGCAACACGGTGCTCGAGCTCTTCCACGATCAAACGCCATCGACCTCGCCCAGCGGGAGCGACAATGCCGCGAGACGACAACAATTGAAAACAGTTCTTCAGCGTGACCCGGCCGAGCGGACTGATCGGGGCCAGCTTCGACAACGCCACCTCACCGTTTTCACCAAGCTCATGGACGCCGCGAACCAATGTGTGATGCGCCGTCATGATCTTGCTTGCCTCGATCATCCCGCCAGCAAACATTTTCCGCAGGTCCACATCGGACGGATCATACAGCAGCGTGCAACGCGATCGCTTGCCGTCTCGCCCAGCTCGCCCCATCTCCTGGTAGTACGACTCCAACGAACCCGGCAACTCAGCATGGATGACTTGGCGGAGGTCCTGTTTGTCGATGCCCAACCCAAACGCATTGGTGGCAAACATCACTCTCGGGCATCCATTCATGAACTCTTCTTGGGCATCGGCTCGATCGGCCTTTCGCATTTTGCCGTGGTAGCACAATCCACCGAAGGATTTCGCCAGCTGGTCAGCCGTCTTGGTCGTTCCGCAATAAACAATCGCTGGCTCGGTGCGTTCCAGCATGCCTTCGATCTCGAGAGCACGATGCAACTGCTTCAGCTTGTCCTCCGCCGAGTAGCAACGAACGACTTCGATCCGCAAGTTGGGCCGATCGATTCCGGTTCGAACAATGGTTGGGTCGTTCAAACGCAGCGAGCATCGCACCTCATCCAGCGTTCGTTCGGATGCGGTTGCGGTGAGTGCGGCCAGCGGCGGATTCCCCAATCGCTCGCGGATGGATGGCAAACACAAGTAGTCCGGACGGAAGTCGTGCCCCCATTGGCTGACACAATGAGCCTCATCGACCACCATCAACCCGACTCCCACACCGGCGAGCAATTCGCAGATGTCGGTTTTCTGCAATCGTTCCGGTGTCGTGAGAACGAACTTGACCTCTCCCGCTGAGATCTTCGAACGAGCGGACTGGATTTGTTTCGCCGTCCGGGTGCTGTTGAGCACGACCGTTGGCTGACCAGCCTCCTTCAGATGTTCCGCCTGATCTTTGGCGAGCGAAATCAGCGGGCTGACCACCAACGTCACTCCTTCGCGAAGAATGCCAGGCAGTTGGTAACACAGGCTTTTGCCGGCCCCGGTTGGCATCAACACAATCGTGTCTTTGCCAGCCACAATCGATTCGCAGGCCTCGCGTTGACCATGACGAAAGGATTGAAACCCGAAGCAACGATCGAGTTGAGCGAGGAGATTCATCGTAGAACAGTCATGCAGTTGGCGGCGATTCAAACGCCGACGAGCGGCACGTGGTGGGCCAACTTCGCAAAGCCCGTGCCAACTCCCCGGCAGCCGACGGTTCCTTTTCTTAGATGAACCATGTCGCCACCTGTTCCTCCCGCGAAGCAACGCGTGAACAATAAGTGACGTAGCGGAAGGGCGCGAGCCCTCCGGTTCCTCACCGGGCGGCTTGCGCCACACCGCTAACATCGTCACTCATTGTTCACGCGTTGCTAACCTGTCTGCAGAGCGTTGACGGTCGCGAAAAAGCTGCGGCGAAAAAAATCGTACGACACAGCGCACCACCTGCTGCCTCCTGAAACCGGTTCACCCATGACGGAATCCTCCTCCCGCGACCAACGCATCTTAATTTGCGGAGCCACCGGCTATGTCGGAGGACGCCTGGCCAGACGTTTGCTGGAAGAGGGCTACCAGGTGACTTGCCTCGTCCGAAGCCCCGAAAAACTGACCAAGTTTTCTTGGGGACAGCACGAGCGTCTCACCGTCGTCCAAGGCGAACTGGAAGACACCGAGGCCACCGGGCGAGCTCTCGAGAACATCGATGTGGCATACTACCTCGTGCATTCGATGCAGTCCGCCAAAGGTGAATACGCTCAACGAGACCGCGAACTAGCGACCGGTTTCCGAGACACCGCCCAGGAATCTTCGTGTCGACGAATCATCTACCTCGGTGGGCTGGGCGAGTTGGGTGCGGACCTTTCCGAACACCTCGACAGTCGACACGAAGTCGGAGAAATCCTGCAATCCGGCCGGGTGCCCACCACCGTCTTCCGAGCCGCGATGATCATCGGTTCCGGCTCTGCATCCTTTGAAACGCTGCGTTACTTGGTGGAGCGATTGCCGATCATGGTCACTCCCAAGTGGGTCAAAACCGAAACCCAGCCCGTCGCGATTCGTGATGTCCTTCGCTACCTCGCCGCTTGTTTGGATGTGGAAGAAACGGCTGGCAAAACCTTGGACATTGGCGGCCCCGATGTCATGTCGTATCGCAATGTCATGCAGGTGATGGCGGAGAAACTGAAACTGCGCCGCCGGATCATCTTGCCGGTTCCCGTTTTGACTCCGTACCTCAGCAGCCTCTGGATCGGTTTGGTGACGCCGGTCAGCAGCAGCATCGCCCGACCGCTTTCCGAGGGTCTGAAGAACCGCACCGTTTGCCGGAACGACGATGCGGTGCGATTGATGCCGGGTGAATGCCTGGGAATTGAAGCGGCCATTGAGGCAGCGTTGGGCAAAACTCAGCAAGGCGATATCGAAACACGTTGGTCCACCGCAGGTAAAATCCCGGGCGACCCAGACTGGTCCGGAGGAACAACGTTGACCGACCGCCGCGAAATCTCGGTCCAAGGTTCCGTCGAGCAAACCTTTGCCGAGATTCGATCGATCGGCGGAGCCAATGGTTACTGGGGGGCGGGTTTCCTCTGGCGAATTCGCGGCTGGATGGATCAAGCGATCGGCGGGCCCGGACTCCGACGTGGCCGCCGCCACCCTCGTGATTTGCATTACGGGGAAGCCGTTGACTTCTGGCGAGTCACCAAACTGGTTCCCAACGAACGCCTGACCTTGCGAGCCGAGATGAAGCTGCCCGGCGAAGCAGAACTGGACTTCCAATTGGAACCGTCCTCCGCAGAAACAACGCAGGTGGTCATGACGGCCAGATTCCGCCCCAAGGGCTTGCTGGGCCTGGCCTATTGGTACGCGGTGTTGCCGCTGCACGGCCTCGTCTTCCCGGTCATGCTTCGCGGGATCGCGAAGAGCGTTCAGCGGTAGGCTCCCGTGTTGAACGAGCTCGCTTCGATCGAACGAGTGGTCTGTCAAAGCGAAAAGTCAGGGTTGGTCGTAGTGGACGAGGCCACGAGTCCTTGGATTTGACACCAGTTCAGGACTCGTGGCCTCGTCCACTCCCCTAAAAACAAGTCCTGACAGACCACTAGCCAGCCATCTATGGTTCATTGGTAGACGATTCGCTTTCCGATCTGTCGCCATCAACCAGCGCAGACAAAAGGCAATCCGATGTCCCGTCGAAAAATCATGACTGTCGCAACGATCGCCGTTCTGGTCACCGGCGGAGTGTTCCTGCTGAGCCGAACCACGCGAGCGGGATACGAATCGGCGGAATACAAAGTCATCGAGTCCGACGGCGAGTTTGAAATTCGCGAGTATCCCGATCTGATGCTGGTCGCAACGAAGACCAAGATCGATGCGGAAGGCCGAGACGGCAGCTTCATGAAGCTCTTTCGCTACATCTCGGGAGCCAACGAAGCCGAGCAAAAGATTTCCATGACGACTCCAGTCTTCATGGAAAACGACCAAGCCGATTCCGAAGTCCAGATGGGATTTGTGATGCCGAAGGAAGTCGCGGTCGAAGGCGTTCCCTCACCAACCGGCCCCGACGTCGATGTCCGCAAACGAGCCGGCGGGCGTTTCGCAGTGATCCGATTCCCCGGCAAGTTGGACAAAAAGCTCGCCAAGGAATCTGAAGCCAAACTACGAGCCTGGATGGAAACCAAGGGCCTGACCGCAGCCGTCAACGAAGAAGATGAGTCGAACAAAACCAGCGGAGTCGAAGCCGCCTCCTACGATCCGCCCTTCACTCCCGCGGCTCTGCGTCGCAACGAAGTCCTGATTCGGCTGAAATAGAGCCAACCGGAACGGCCGTGATTGTCGGGCTCGTTGGCTAATAGCGGAACTCCAACATGCCACCGACACCACCACTTTCGCTCATGTAGGGAAGGATTTGCGTGTTGCGATCCGACAACTCCGTCCGGTCAATCGCGGCTGCGGCGGCGTAGGCCATCCACCATCCCAGTGCAACTTGAGACGGATAGTGAGCGTCGTCATTGACACGCGAAAGCGGCCCAAGAAACGAACCCGCATAGAAGCTGGCTTTGAGCAGAGGACGGTCCGTCATCTTGGCCGCGTTGATGAACGGCAAAGCGGACATAAACGCATGCCCGCTCACGCCATTGTTGTCTTGAAATGGGAGCCAACGCGATCCGCGATCAAGTTCGCCGGGGCGTGAACCACCCGTCAACCGTTGAGCCAAGATCAACGGCGGTGCACCAACCAAGAACGAACGCATCGATCGTTCACCCCAACGCCCTGTTGTGACCAACATCGGCGAGTCCTCGAAGTACTCTCCCGCTGCCCAAGCGGTCGCGAAAACCGGAAGCGAATACAGACCGTTGCCGAGCTCTTTGTCTGCGTGCAAGAATTCGGACCAATCATCACTGGTCGCACCTCTGACGCTGGTTTGAAAGTGCCTGTGCAATTGATCGTCCAATTGCGTGTTGGCAACCGCTGCACCAAGGAAGAATCCTCCCGTCAAGAATCGGAATGTCTCGAGGTCGTAGTAGTTTTGGTGATCCAGTTGGATTCGCTGCCACAGCGAGGAACGATCCCACTCGACGGAACGGACGACCTCCGGCGCTGGCGGGAAAACCGTCTCCGTTGAAAACGATGTGTCCAACCAATTCGCCGGATGCGAAACCAAGCGTGTCGGTGGAAGGTCACTCGCGAACAACGGGTCTTCCGCATGACTCGGCCCTGAGCCAAGCACGGTGAAGACCAGGCAAATGCTCGTCAGCAATCGTCGTTGCGACAAGAGGGAAACGAGGGAAAGCTTCACGTGAATATCCGCTTGGAGGAATCGGTTGCCAGCTCCCTACTTACTAACCGTTTAGTTTTTACAGCAACCCGATCCGACTCGCAAAACCGGGATTGCCAAAAAACTAATTCCTTCGTATCTTGTTTTGCATCACCCCACACGGACGTGGTCACTCAACATGCAAAACACCCACTCGATCACTCACCGCCCAACGCCACTTCCACAAAGTGGCTTCACGATCCTTGAGCTGATGATCGTTGTTTCGATCCTGGGTGCATTGGCGGCAATCTTGTTGCCAGCGATGGGGTCCGCACGCGAGGCCGCGCGGCGAGTGCAGTGCACGAATCATTTGCGTGAAATCGGTCTCGCGCTTCACGGCCATCACGCTGCCCAAAAGCAGCTTCCCGTTGGTTGGACGTTTGACCCCAGCACCACGTCTGCGTTTGGTTGGGTCGTGCCACTGCTGCCCTTCATCGACGAAGATGCACTCGCCGTTCAGATCGATATGAAACGGGCGTTGGATGACTCTCGACACGAACTCGCCCGATCCACGTCGCTGCCCTGGATGCTTTGTCCGTCCGACATCACCGAACCCTCCTTCACACTCTTCGAGGGCCATGAAGTCGACTCCATCGAGAGCGACTCGGCCTCGCTGAACAGCGAAGAATCGATTCCTTTGATGCAGTTGCCAACCGCCAATTTCGTGGGCATCTTTGGCACCATCGAAGCGGATGACTCCACCCCAGCACCGGTTGGTGATGGCGCATTTCTTGAGAACCGGGCAACGCGATTTCGCGACTTCCTTCGAGGGACATCCCACACAATCATCGTGGGCGAACGCACGATGGCGCAGGTCCCATCCACTTGGATTGGTGTCAGCCTGGCTGGCGAAGATGCTGCGGCCCGCGTGGTTGGTTCGGCCTTGGAAGGCATCAACAATCCACTGGCAGACGAATGCGATCTTTCCAGTCGTCACCCTGGCGGAGCAAACTTTTTGTGGGGCGACGGCCATGTCACGTTTGTGACCGAGAACGTCGACCTACGCGAATATCACCGCTGGGCCAAACTTCGCGAGTAGCAATTCATTTCGGTTTGCAAGCGAACGTCTTGCCACTTCCAACTCAAAACTTCACGTCACTCTTCCGCGTTCCTCACTGAAATACCCACTGATGCCACGATCGAAAAAGCGAGTTGAGCTGACCAAATGCGAAGCTGAAGTGATGGATGTAGTCTGGGACAAAGGCAGCGTCACCGTCAACGATGTCGTCGACACCATCGATCGCGAACTCGCCTACACAACGGTGCTGACCACGATGAAGATCTTGGAAGACAAAAAGATCGTCCGCCGTGGGAAGAAGATCGGCCGCGCGTTCACCTACACACCCAAAGTCTCGCGAGAGCAAGTCCAGGAAGGCATGGTGAAATCGCTCGCCGACCAGTTGTTTGGTGGATCCATTCGCTCTCTCGTATTGAATCTACTTGAATCCGATGCGGTATCGCCGGATGACATTGAAGCGGTCAAGAAAGCCGCCTCCAAACTCGGGGACTCGTGATGGATCTTCGATTTGCATTGGAAGTCGGAAGCACGTTGTGCTTGCAAATCTCGATTGTCATTGCGATGACTGCCGCGTTGCAGCGCTGGGTCGTGGACGCACGCTGGGGATGTCGACTCTGGACAACTTGCTTTCTTTGCATCATCGGATTGGTTGCCGCGGCACTGTTGCTTCCCCACCGTCGATTGTTTCACTTCCCCGTCACGCTATCGCGTGAATCGATGCTTGAAATTGTGGTCTGGCAAACCCGAATCGCGATCGCATTGTTGAGTGTGTGGACGGTTGGAGCGGTCTGGTCCATCGTGCAGCGGTGCTGGCTATGCATCGGCTTGCTACAGTTTCTAAGACATGAATGCGATCCAATCGATGCCGCAGAACTACTCCAGGCAACCGATATCTCGTCAAACGAGTGCCAACCGCTTTCGATCTGTGTCTCCGACAAAATCCAAGGCCCGTTCTGCTGGCAGTTGCACCGCCCCGTGGTCGTGCTGCCGTCGTTCATGATCAACGATCATCATGCTGGAGACGCGACCCTACGGCACGTTTTGCTTCACGAACTCGAGCACTTGCGTACCCAGCACCCGATGCAGCACTTCCTGCAAGGCATTTGCTCGACGCTCTTTTGGTTCCACCCAATGGTTCGGTCCGCGGCACACAAGGCTGAATTGACACGCGAATTCTTGTGCGACGAAGTTGCAGCCACCACGATCGGAAAGTTCAGCGCCTACCTGAGGACCCTGGCCAAAGTTGCCGAGCAATGCCGTCGCCAGCCCTGCAATGGTGCTCCCAAGGGAACGCTTGCCTTTGGAAACGATGACAGCACTTTGATTCGCCGCAGCAAACGTTTGGTGATGCTGGCGGAGAACAAACCGGCTCGAGCTCATTGGCGGGCGATCATGGCACTCACCACCATCTTGCTCTGCGCAACGCTCGTGCAACAAGTCTGGTTGCCGACCAATGTGATGGCTTCGCAGCGAAGCGACTGGTCCCCGTGGCCAAGCTGGACAGCAAAAGCACTGCATCAATTCAACTTGCAGGTCCGAGACTTCGAGTCCTTTGAAGATCGCGTGCAAATGCACGAATTGTTGACGGAAGAAGACTGAACGAAAGCTGAAACGTCGCGGAAGGACTCCCAGGGTTCTCCTCTCTCTATCCAGCACGCCGACTCAGACGACAGCTCAGATGCTTCCCAAACTCAACTACTAAGCCTTTACGATTTCCACTTGCGGTCCTCGCAATCCAACCAGGACAATCTCCTCGCCTCAACTACTAACCCTTCAGTACAAAGGAGTGCACGGATGCACGAGATCGAAACCACACAAACGCCATTCGCTGACACCGCCAGGATGGGCGCGAAAGCGCCCCCGACGCCGTCGATCACATTGATTTTGCCTGCCTACAATGAAGCGGAAGTGATCGCCGACGCAATCACGGAAGCCGATTCGGCTTTGTCTTCGATCACCAGCCAATACGAAATCATCGTTATCGATGACGGCAGTCATGACGCGACCGCTGAAACGGTTCGGGAGTTCGCAAAGTTCCTTCCCTCATTGCGACTGGTCCAGCACCCACGCAATCAAGGTTACGGTGCGGCCATTCGAACCGGTTTCTCCGAAGCAAAGTGTGACCTGGTTGTCTTCACCGATGCGGATTGTCAATTCGATCTGACCGAACTGGATCGGTTCGTTTTGCTATCGGAACGCTACGACATTGTTTGTGGCTATCGCATCGACCGGAAAGATTCGTCGCTGCGATGTCTCTACTCAAGAGTCTACAACCTGCTGGTTCGAGCGATGTTGAACACCGGGGTGCGCGACGTCGATTGCGCACTCAAAATGTTTCATCGCGACGTCGCCAAGAAGTTGCGTCTCACCGGAGACGGGTTCCTTGTCAATTCGGAGATGCTGACCCAAGCAAAACGTTTCGGTCACAGCGTTGTTGAAGTCGGTGTCTCGCACCGGCCACGCATGCTCGGTGAAAGCACGGTCTCGATCAAGCACATTCCAACGGTACTCGCGTCTTTGGTGCGTTACTGGTGGAACGAAGTCCAGTTCCCGGTCCCGGAGCACGTCGATTGCCAAGAGCCGAAAGCGACATCAGCCAGTTGCTTTGGTCTGAACCCAAAGTGGTTGCAAATTGGACTGTTGTTCCTTGCAGCCATGTTCATGTTCGCCAACCTGGGGTACCCGCTGATTGACCGCGACGAAACCAGGTACGCTGAAATCCCAAGAGAAATGATCGCGACCGGCAACTGGGTTTTGCCCCAACTCAATTTCGAGACCTATTACGACAAGCCGCCGCTTCTGTACTGGCTGTGTGCAATCAGTTTCAAGTTGTTCGGAATCAGCGAGGTTTCCGCCCGTTTGGTTCCCGCCTTTGCCGCGATCTGCACGTTGGCATCCACCATGTTCTTTGGCTCACGACTCTTCGGGCGAACTGTCGGACTGCACGCGGGCGTCGTCCTCTTGCTCTCGGTCGGGTTTGCTTTCACGAGTCGCTACCTGTTGCTCGACGGCGTATTGGCATTGTTTGTCTCGCTGTCACTTTTCGCCGCGTTGGAGGCGATTCGAAATCCCACTTCGACCGGTGCTGCGGGAACTTTGCAACTCAGGTGGTGGATCCTATCGGGCGTTTGCATTGGCTTGGCGTTTCTGACCAAAGGACCGATCGCGATCGTGCTTTGGCTTCCCCCGGTGCTGGCAATGACTTGGGTTTCCGAAGCTCATGCTCGCCCTGCTTGGTGGCACTACGGAGTTCTCGGTGGCGTGGCATCGATGATCGCCGCCCCATGGTTTCTGCTCGTGCACCTGGAAGACACAACTTTTTTGAACGAGTTCTTTTACAGACATAACATCGCCCGGTTCGCTGGCGAGTTCCATCCCAAGCCCATCTGGTATTTCCTACCTGTCCTGCTGATCGCCGGTCACCCGTGGTCGTTCCTGACGATCCCCTACGCAAAATTTTTGATGGCGCGTGACGAACGGTCTCGCCGCCAACGACCTCCAGCCATCGGGTACCTGTTGCTGTGGAGTGGTTGGTGCTTCGCGTTCTTTTCCATGTCGAGCTGCAAACTCCCCACCTATCTTTTGCCAGCTGCTCCGGCACTGGCATTGATGGTCGGGCACTACCTGCACACCGTTCTTGGCGATGCAAGCCATCCGCAAAAGCACTTCTTTGCTCGATTCTGGTCCGCACGTTCGGCAACCGCGTCCACATGCTTTGCTGGCGTCGCATTCGTGGTGTATGCGATGATCTACACGGACGACGCCACCGCCGTGCTGTTCGCTTGGGCCATGCTGTGGGCGGCTCTGCTGATTTCATCATTGGTGCTGATGGCGGATCGACATCAAGCCCGAATCGCTTGGGGAACGTCCGCCGTGTTCGCCTTCCTGTTTGCGGTCATGGTCATGCACCAAATGGTGCCTGCCTACAGCCGATCCCAGACCCTCTTTGGAGAATCCTCGCCATTGGCGAACCAACTTGGTGTCGACGAATCCACACCGATCGCCACCATTGAGCACGAGTTTTCAGAAGTGCCCTTCTATCTCAACCGAGCGAACATCGCTCACTTCGCCCACCTGAGCGATCAAGGCATCAAACGGTTCCTGGTTCGAAACTCGAACTGCATTTTGATTGTTGATTCGCACATCGCCATCGAATCTCTGCGAGATCAACTGCCCGCCAAAATCAAAATCGCTCCGCTCCTTCAACGTGGGCCAGCAGCACTCTACCGCGTTAGCGCCGTCCCGATTGTGGACCAAGTTGCTCAACGAGCAACGCTGGCAAGATGAGGCGTCTTCTGACGAAACTCAAACGCTGGATCCGACTCCGCCCCATTCAACCATGCGTGTTCGGCCCTGGCGATCGATCGGACGTCGCATTGGTGATTTCCATGGCGGAGCAACTGGAAGCACAGCAACGATAATGATCGGGCATCACCATGTGAGCCATTTGGGCGTTCGCCTGGACTGCGAAAGGTTTGGCGTTGTGACGCACTGTGGTTGCG is from Rhodopirellula islandica and encodes:
- a CDS encoding zinc-binding metallopeptidase family protein, which encodes MKRSHDSLQGFLHLLRALIREPSVVGVEDAFFRVLRRELEEFPVTITRYHGLLVAQGSDPESNYLSAHVDRHGLLCTGPREFQYAAFIAGNRGELNGDSISEQFMELIAGRFRGQRVQAHTPYAGSYLGQGTITESFICPRRKNLIFDIDGLDFLQPGTPISFVDRLREEDGQISAQLDNVVSVAILIEMIRRGFRGTAFFTAGEECGRSYRYVAEWFQRFDLKTQRLVVLDTSPFPTQEDLNAQEVVLRNRDSVAEFEPAVTGELKRVCDQLKVTHRFKDEYVSELNKTREKQISIGRTELGRLIDATSGDVSGTTLQLPTSSYHTQTETANLSSVEAVLKVLTRLTGASV
- a CDS encoding RecQ family ATP-dependent DNA helicase is translated as MNLLAQLDRCFGFQSFRHGQREACESIVAGKDTIVLMPTGAGKSLCYQLPGILREGVTLVVSPLISLAKDQAEHLKEAGQPTVVLNSTRTAKQIQSARSKISAGEVKFVLTTPERLQKTDICELLAGVGVGLMVVDEAHCVSQWGHDFRPDYLCLPSIRERLGNPPLAALTATASERTLDEVRCSLRLNDPTIVRTGIDRPNLRIEVVRCYSAEDKLKQLHRALEIEGMLERTEPAIVYCGTTKTADQLAKSFGGLCYHGKMRKADRADAQEEFMNGCPRVMFATNAFGLGIDKQDLRQVIHAELPGSLESYYQEMGRAGRDGKRSRCTLLYDPSDVDLRKMFAGGMIEASKIMTAHHTLVRGVHELGENGEVALSKLAPISPLGRVTLKNCFQLLSSRGIVAPAGRGRWRLIVEELEHRVADRLEEATRVRSEDRQVALREMVEFAESSKCRWELLREHFGVSETTNADCLCDQCGAVAVASA
- a CDS encoding SDR family oxidoreductase → MTESSSRDQRILICGATGYVGGRLARRLLEEGYQVTCLVRSPEKLTKFSWGQHERLTVVQGELEDTEATGRALENIDVAYYLVHSMQSAKGEYAQRDRELATGFRDTAQESSCRRIIYLGGLGELGADLSEHLDSRHEVGEILQSGRVPTTVFRAAMIIGSGSASFETLRYLVERLPIMVTPKWVKTETQPVAIRDVLRYLAACLDVEETAGKTLDIGGPDVMSYRNVMQVMAEKLKLRRRIILPVPVLTPYLSSLWIGLVTPVSSSIARPLSEGLKNRTVCRNDDAVRLMPGECLGIEAAIEAALGKTQQGDIETRWSTAGKIPGDPDWSGGTTLTDRREISVQGSVEQTFAEIRSIGGANGYWGAGFLWRIRGWMDQAIGGPGLRRGRRHPRDLHYGEAVDFWRVTKLVPNERLTLRAEMKLPGEAELDFQLEPSSAETTQVVMTARFRPKGLLGLAYWYAVLPLHGLVFPVMLRGIAKSVQR
- a CDS encoding SOUL family heme-binding protein; the protein is MSRRKIMTVATIAVLVTGGVFLLSRTTRAGYESAEYKVIESDGEFEIREYPDLMLVATKTKIDAEGRDGSFMKLFRYISGANEAEQKISMTTPVFMENDQADSEVQMGFVMPKEVAVEGVPSPTGPDVDVRKRAGGRFAVIRFPGKLDKKLAKESEAKLRAWMETKGLTAAVNEEDESNKTSGVEAASYDPPFTPAALRRNEVLIRLK
- a CDS encoding phosphatase PAP2 family protein produces the protein MKLSLVSLLSQRRLLTSICLVFTVLGSGPSHAEDPLFASDLPPTRLVSHPANWLDTSFSTETVFPPAPEVVRSVEWDRSSLWQRIQLDHQNYYDLETFRFLTGGFFLGAAVANTQLDDQLHRHFQTSVRGATSDDWSEFLHADKELGNGLYSLPVFATAWAAGEYFEDSPMLVTTGRWGERSMRSFLVGAPPLILAQRLTGGSRPGELDRGSRWLPFQDNNGVSGHAFMSALPFINAAKMTDRPLLKASFYAGSFLGPLSRVNDDAHYPSQVALGWWMAYAAAAAIDRTELSDRNTQILPYMSESGGVGGMLEFRY
- a CDS encoding DUF1559 domain-containing protein, encoding MQNTHSITHRPTPLPQSGFTILELMIVVSILGALAAILLPAMGSAREAARRVQCTNHLREIGLALHGHHAAQKQLPVGWTFDPSTTSAFGWVVPLLPFIDEDALAVQIDMKRALDDSRHELARSTSLPWMLCPSDITEPSFTLFEGHEVDSIESDSASLNSEESIPLMQLPTANFVGIFGTIEADDSTPAPVGDGAFLENRATRFRDFLRGTSHTIIVGERTMAQVPSTWIGVSLAGEDAAARVVGSALEGINNPLADECDLSSRHPGGANFLWGDGHVTFVTENVDLREYHRWAKLRE
- a CDS encoding BlaI/MecI/CopY family transcriptional regulator, with product MPRSKKRVELTKCEAEVMDVVWDKGSVTVNDVVDTIDRELAYTTVLTTMKILEDKKIVRRGKKIGRAFTYTPKVSREQVQEGMVKSLADQLFGGSIRSLVLNLLESDAVSPDDIEAVKKAASKLGDS
- a CDS encoding M56 family metallopeptidase, yielding MDLRFALEVGSTLCLQISIVIAMTAALQRWVVDARWGCRLWTTCFLCIIGLVAAALLLPHRRLFHFPVTLSRESMLEIVVWQTRIAIALLSVWTVGAVWSIVQRCWLCIGLLQFLRHECDPIDAAELLQATDISSNECQPLSICVSDKIQGPFCWQLHRPVVVLPSFMINDHHAGDATLRHVLLHELEHLRTQHPMQHFLQGICSTLFWFHPMVRSAAHKAELTREFLCDEVAATTIGKFSAYLRTLAKVAEQCRRQPCNGAPKGTLAFGNDDSTLIRRSKRLVMLAENKPARAHWRAIMALTTILLCATLVQQVWLPTNVMASQRSDWSPWPSWTAKALHQFNLQVRDFESFEDRVQMHELLTEED